A stretch of the Streptomyces sp. NBC_01428 genome encodes the following:
- a CDS encoding glycosyltransferase, translating into MTDHPQRDIFFVSNSVDELGGVTSWSHQMARLFTERGHRVHVIGITDPDVPQELGELPYPTTTLYDVRPPRVRSARGLRGRIDVVEHRRRAERAAGMREQADRLTGLLRAARPGGVVIVTQVWAMEWVELADTDGLTVIGMSHESFAYSRSTSRFRRVLKHYEDVDRMLALTREDADLWIRQGLNNASFMPNPLPFMPEVPSPRTENVVVSIGRLHDQKGIDMLLDAWSETAPLHPDWRLRIYGSGEDEEILKKQCTALGLDDSVDWMGRTNDVPGALRGGSVFVLSSRGEGFPLAVMEAMAAGVPCAAFDCAPGVHEIIRDGEDGLLAALGNTGELARRLDTLMSDKALRDAMGEAARVNVQRFTTDAVVRGWEELFAFLER; encoded by the coding sequence ATGACCGACCACCCGCAGCGGGACATCTTCTTCGTCTCCAACAGCGTCGACGAACTCGGCGGGGTGACCAGCTGGTCGCACCAGATGGCCCGCCTCTTCACGGAACGCGGGCACCGCGTGCACGTCATCGGGATCACCGACCCCGACGTCCCCCAGGAGCTGGGCGAACTCCCGTATCCGACCACGACGTTGTACGACGTCCGGCCGCCGCGGGTGCGGTCGGCGCGCGGGCTGCGCGGGCGGATCGACGTCGTCGAGCACCGGCGGCGCGCCGAGCGGGCGGCCGGGATGCGGGAACAGGCGGACCGGCTGACCGGGCTGCTGCGGGCGGCGCGGCCCGGCGGCGTCGTCATCGTCACCCAGGTGTGGGCCATGGAGTGGGTGGAACTCGCCGACACCGACGGCCTGACCGTCATCGGCATGAGCCACGAGTCCTTCGCCTACTCCCGGTCGACCTCGCGCTTCCGGCGGGTCCTGAAGCACTACGAGGACGTCGACCGGATGCTCGCGCTCACCCGGGAGGACGCCGACCTGTGGATCAGGCAGGGCCTGAACAACGCGTCCTTCATGCCGAACCCGCTGCCGTTCATGCCCGAGGTGCCCTCGCCGCGCACCGAGAACGTCGTCGTCAGCATCGGCCGCCTGCACGACCAGAAGGGCATCGACATGCTGCTCGACGCCTGGTCGGAGACGGCACCGCTGCACCCGGACTGGCGGCTGCGGATCTACGGTTCGGGGGAGGACGAGGAGATCCTCAAGAAGCAGTGCACGGCCCTCGGGCTGGACGACTCGGTCGACTGGATGGGCCGGACGAACGACGTGCCCGGCGCGCTGCGCGGCGGCTCGGTGTTCGTGCTCTCCTCGCGGGGCGAGGGGTTCCCGCTCGCCGTCATGGAGGCGATGGCCGCCGGTGTCCCGTGTGCCGCCTTCGACTGCGCGCCCGGCGTCCACGAGATCATCCGGGACGGCGAGGACGGCCTCCTCGCGGCCCTCGGCAACACCGGCGAACTGGCCCGCCGTCTGGACACGTTGATGTCCGACAAGGCCCTGCGGGACGCTATGGGCGAGGCCGCGCGCGTGAACGTCCAGCGCTTCACGACCGATGCGGTCGTCCGTGGCTGGGAGGAACTGTTCGCGTTCCTGGAGCGCTGA
- a CDS encoding ABC transporter ATP-binding protein has translation MPTVIAESVDIVYRVNGTGAGRGSATAALNRMLRRKQTEKAAGVRKVHAVRSVSFTAYRGEAIGLIGTNGSGKSTLLKAVAGLLPVENGKIYTDGQPSLLGVNAALMNDLTGERNVYLGGLAMGMSREQVKERYQEIVDFSGINEKGDFITLPMRTYSSGMAARLRFSIAAAKDHDVLMIDEALATGDRSFQRRSEARIRELRKSAGTVFLVSHNNKSIRDTCDRVLWLERGELRMDGPTEDVLKEYEKFTGK, from the coding sequence ATCCCCACCGTCATCGCCGAGAGCGTCGACATCGTCTACCGCGTCAACGGCACCGGCGCCGGACGCGGCAGCGCCACCGCCGCCCTCAACCGCATGCTGCGCCGCAAGCAGACCGAGAAGGCCGCGGGCGTCCGCAAGGTCCACGCCGTCAGGTCCGTGTCGTTCACGGCCTACCGGGGCGAGGCCATCGGCCTGATCGGCACCAACGGCTCCGGCAAGTCCACGCTGCTCAAGGCGGTCGCGGGCCTGCTCCCCGTGGAGAACGGCAAGATCTACACGGACGGCCAGCCCTCCCTGCTCGGCGTGAACGCGGCCCTGATGAACGACCTCACCGGCGAGCGGAACGTCTACCTCGGCGGTCTCGCGATGGGCATGTCCCGCGAGCAGGTCAAGGAGCGCTACCAGGAGATCGTCGATTTCTCCGGCATCAACGAGAAGGGCGACTTCATCACCCTGCCGATGCGGACCTACTCCTCCGGCATGGCGGCCCGGCTGCGCTTCTCCATCGCGGCGGCCAAGGACCACGACGTCCTGATGATCGACGAGGCGCTCGCCACCGGTGACCGCTCCTTCCAGCGGCGTTCGGAGGCCCGTATCCGCGAACTGCGCAAGAGCGCGGGCACGGTGTTCCTCGTCAGCCACAACAACAAGTCGATCCGCGACACCTGCGACCGCGTGCTGTGGCTGGAGCGCGGCGAACTGCGCATGGACGGACCCACCGAGGACGTCCTCAAGGAGTACGAGAAGTTCACGGGCAAGTAG
- a CDS encoding ABC transporter permease: protein MSQVLHTPPATAAPASPADDAAAFAARYGLTVSGARPSLPAYVRQLWARRHFITAFATAKLTSQYSQAKLGQVWQVMTPLLNAAVYYFIFGILLGTKHGVPDYIPFLVTGVFIWTFTQSSIMAGTRAISGSLGLVRALHFPRAALPVSYALQQLQQLLFSMAALVVILLCFGVPVSASWLLAVPVLVLQFTFNAGVAMVMARMGARTPDIAQLMPFLLRTWMYVSGVMWSIDKVLSNNKLPHWAMVLLESNPAAVYIDLMRFALIDSFHAHQLPHHVWALAVGWALVAGVGGFIYFWKAEETYGRG from the coding sequence GTGAGCCAGGTCCTCCACACCCCGCCCGCGACGGCGGCACCGGCCTCCCCCGCCGACGACGCCGCGGCCTTCGCCGCCCGGTACGGCCTCACCGTCAGCGGCGCCCGCCCGAGCCTGCCGGCGTACGTCCGCCAGCTGTGGGCGCGGCGCCACTTCATCACCGCGTTCGCCACCGCCAAGCTCACCTCGCAGTACAGCCAGGCCAAGCTCGGCCAGGTCTGGCAGGTGATGACCCCGTTGCTGAACGCGGCGGTCTACTACTTCATCTTCGGCATCCTGCTCGGCACCAAGCACGGCGTCCCGGACTACATCCCGTTCCTGGTCACCGGCGTCTTCATCTGGACCTTCACGCAGAGCTCGATCATGGCGGGCACCCGGGCGATCTCCGGCAGCCTCGGCCTGGTCCGCGCCCTGCACTTCCCGCGCGCCGCGCTCCCGGTGTCCTACGCCCTCCAGCAGCTCCAGCAGCTGCTGTTCTCGATGGCCGCGCTCGTCGTGATCCTGCTCTGCTTCGGAGTGCCGGTCAGCGCCTCGTGGCTGCTCGCGGTACCGGTGCTGGTGCTCCAGTTCACCTTCAACGCCGGTGTCGCGATGGTCATGGCCCGGATGGGCGCCCGCACCCCGGACATCGCCCAGCTCATGCCGTTCCTGCTGCGCACCTGGATGTACGTCTCGGGTGTCATGTGGAGCATCGACAAGGTGCTCAGCAACAACAAGCTGCCGCACTGGGCGATGGTCCTGCTGGAGAGCAACCCGGCGGCCGTCTACATCGACCTGATGCGCTTCGCCCTCATCGACAGCTTCCACGCGCACCAGCTGCCGCACCACGTCTGGGCGCTCGCGGTGGGCTGGGCGCTCGTCGCCGGCGTCGGCGGCTTCATCTACTTCTGGAAGGCTGAGGAGACCTACGGCCGTGGCTGA
- a CDS encoding TetR/AcrR family transcriptional regulator, producing MLVRMTTNADTAASAATPAPADGKAPRRRAPAGAAVLREDVTEAIRAAVFEELAAVGYARMSIEGIARRAGVGKTAVYRRWRSKRHLVLDLVSAIAVQGLPAPDTGSLEGDLRLLYEVTSRALRHPVAGQIIPDLQAEAARNPEIADALQKALREGQQGVASGIVAAATARGEVREGADLDLALDLMSGPLYWRAVVVRGPKLPKPYLATLARTTAAALKAL from the coding sequence ATGCTGGTCCGTATGACCACGAACGCCGACACAGCCGCGAGTGCCGCCACGCCCGCGCCTGCCGACGGGAAGGCCCCGCGTCGCCGGGCCCCCGCCGGTGCGGCCGTCCTGAGGGAGGATGTGACCGAAGCAATCCGCGCCGCCGTCTTCGAGGAGCTCGCGGCGGTGGGGTACGCCCGGATGTCCATCGAGGGCATCGCCCGCCGGGCCGGGGTCGGCAAGACCGCGGTGTACCGGCGCTGGCGCTCCAAGCGCCATCTCGTGCTCGACCTGGTCTCGGCGATCGCCGTCCAGGGTCTGCCCGCCCCGGACACCGGCTCCCTGGAGGGCGACCTCCGCCTGCTCTACGAGGTCACCTCACGCGCCCTGCGGCATCCGGTCGCCGGGCAGATCATCCCCGACCTCCAGGCCGAGGCCGCCCGCAACCCCGAGATCGCGGACGCCCTCCAGAAGGCGCTGCGGGAGGGCCAGCAGGGTGTCGCGAGCGGCATCGTCGCGGCGGCCACCGCCCGGGGCGAGGTCCGCGAGGGCGCCGACCTCGACCTGGCCCTGGACCTGATGTCCGGCCCCCTGTACTGGCGGGCGGTCGTGGTCCGCGGTCCCAAGCTCCCGAAGCCCTACCTGGCCACCCTGGCCCGCACGACGGCGGCGGCGCTCAAGGCGTTGTGA
- a CDS encoding ADP-ribosylglycohydrolase family protein: MTAIGTILGSAVGDALGAPFEFGPEGAFTRRFPVPGRGGEMCGGGGWDPGEATDDTQMAVVLGESLVRHGGLELPDVFDGFRQWAAAEPKDIGLQTEAVLTSGDPWDLASALHFQVSQRAAGNGSLMRAATSAVFFASCGRDVTMSAARRIAALTHGDPAAWEGTAILHELIRTALVGHDPLTALPDTLGAVHPDHRARYATVLAGDWHPDRATEFNGAVWPCLGSAVWALRTTDSFEDALRAAVDLGGDTDTVAAVTGALAGAVYGDEAVPARWTEVLHVPLPGSGGRVLRADGLAGLAGRLADGPRTPVEGITTP; encoded by the coding sequence ATGACGGCCATCGGCACGATCCTCGGCTCCGCGGTGGGTGACGCGCTCGGCGCTCCCTTCGAGTTCGGGCCGGAAGGGGCGTTCACGCGGCGCTTTCCCGTTCCCGGACGGGGTGGGGAGATGTGCGGAGGCGGCGGCTGGGACCCCGGCGAGGCGACCGACGACACACAGATGGCGGTCGTCCTCGGCGAGTCACTGGTCCGGCACGGCGGGCTCGAACTCCCGGACGTCTTCGACGGGTTCCGGCAGTGGGCGGCAGCCGAGCCGAAGGACATCGGCCTTCAGACGGAAGCGGTTCTCACCAGCGGTGACCCCTGGGATCTCGCGTCCGCCCTGCACTTCCAGGTCAGTCAACGCGCCGCCGGCAACGGCTCGTTGATGCGGGCCGCGACCTCCGCCGTGTTCTTCGCCTCCTGCGGCCGGGACGTCACGATGTCCGCCGCCCGCCGGATCGCCGCACTCACCCACGGCGACCCAGCGGCCTGGGAGGGCACGGCGATCCTCCACGAGCTGATCCGCACCGCCCTGGTCGGACACGATCCCCTCACCGCGCTCCCGGACACCCTGGGCGCGGTCCACCCGGACCATCGCGCCCGCTACGCGACCGTCCTCGCCGGCGACTGGCACCCGGACCGGGCGACCGAGTTCAACGGCGCGGTCTGGCCCTGCCTCGGCTCGGCGGTGTGGGCGCTGCGGACGACGGACTCCTTCGAGGACGCCCTGCGCGCGGCGGTCGACCTCGGCGGCGACACGGACACGGTCGCCGCCGTGACCGGCGCCCTCGCCGGCGCCGTGTACGGGGACGAAGCCGTCCCCGCCCGCTGGACCGAGGTCCTGCACGTCCCCCTGCCGGGTTCGGGCGGGCGCGTGCTGCGGGCGGACGGACTTGCGGGGCTCGCCGGCCGGCTGGCCGACGGGCCCCGGACACCCGTCGAGGGGATCACAACGCCTTGA
- the galE gene encoding UDP-glucose 4-epimerase GalE, giving the protein MTWLITGGAGYIGAHVVRALREAGEDAVVYDDLSTGIAERVPSDVPLVVGSTLDGELVARTLAEHAITGVVHLAAKKQVGESVELPLHYYRENVEGLRVLLEAVTAASVTAFVFSSSAAVYGMPDVELVTEETPCAPMSPYGETKLAGEWLVRASGRATGLSTASLRYFNVAGAATPELADVGVFNLVPMVFEKLTENAPPRIFGDDYPTPDGTCVRDYIHVVDLAEAHVAAARALRASPGTDLTLNIGRGEGVSVREMIDRINAITGHDRPPVTTPRRPGDPSRVVASADRIATELAWKARHDVDDMITSAWAGWTRSHPEAKRD; this is encoded by the coding sequence ATGACCTGGCTGATCACCGGCGGCGCCGGCTACATCGGGGCGCACGTCGTCCGCGCCCTGCGCGAGGCGGGCGAGGACGCCGTGGTCTACGACGACCTGTCCACGGGGATCGCCGAGCGGGTGCCGTCCGACGTCCCGCTGGTGGTGGGCTCGACTCTGGACGGCGAGCTGGTGGCCCGGACCCTCGCGGAACACGCGATCACCGGAGTCGTCCACCTGGCGGCGAAGAAGCAGGTCGGCGAGTCCGTGGAGCTGCCCCTGCACTACTACCGGGAGAACGTCGAGGGGCTGCGCGTCCTGCTGGAGGCCGTGACCGCCGCGTCCGTGACCGCCTTCGTCTTCTCGTCCTCGGCCGCGGTGTACGGCATGCCGGACGTGGAGCTGGTGACGGAGGAGACGCCCTGCGCGCCGATGAGCCCGTACGGCGAGACGAAGCTCGCGGGCGAGTGGCTGGTGCGCGCGTCGGGCCGTGCCACCGGCCTGTCCACGGCGTCCCTGCGCTACTTCAACGTGGCCGGTGCGGCGACCCCCGAGCTGGCCGACGTGGGCGTCTTCAACCTCGTCCCGATGGTCTTCGAGAAGCTCACGGAGAACGCGCCGCCGCGCATCTTCGGCGACGACTACCCGACCCCCGACGGCACCTGCGTCCGTGACTACATCCACGTGGTCGACCTGGCCGAGGCCCACGTCGCCGCGGCCCGCGCGCTGCGAGCCTCGCCCGGCACCGATCTCACCCTCAACATCGGCCGCGGCGAGGGTGTTTCGGTCCGCGAGATGATCGACCGCATCAACGCGATCACCGGCCACGACCGCCCGCCGGTCACCACCCCCCGCCGCCCCGGCGACCCGTCCCGCGTCGTCGCCTCCGCCGACCGCATCGCCACGGAGCTCGCCTGGAAGGCCCGTCACGACGTCGACGACATGATCACCTCGGCCTGGGCAGGCTGGACCCGCAGTCACCCGGAGGCGAAGCGGGACTGA
- a CDS encoding glycosyltransferase family 2 protein: MTPHRAKVGVVVIGYDDAAHVADAVRSALAQGDAVREVIAVDDCSTDGSAALLDALAAEEPRLTVIHRAVNSGGCGSPRNDGIDAATAPYVMFLDSDDVLPPGAVDALLGTAEAHGVPVAAGLCVRRELPSGREVPWERALYAGPAVLPNPSRRPRLAHDTLCVNKLYRTDFLREHAIRFPEGRYPYEDYVFSARVLAAAPRVALIPDTVYVWHVRRDAERLSISLDRGDISNWRARTEANRAAYEILLGAGEKRLARAVHAKFLDHDLRMYTRELELRTAAYRRDWWDHTRAYLSTFDAADLTLNPSAPGRLLARVLLASPAPRDLPRLRELAARPARLLPPYSRASDDTPVWSSDLPQVTLEHFLERPAHLLPLAVDAELHVGARATRLRLRLHELYGRVAQSGPASAHVVFTRREDGRVGLRGEARLLPDRYGDVWTGETPVELSELAPGTWDLRLTLRFGDGTDREVTAHALGGSGLLRRRVVLDVHHSVGRVLLLQPYRTHAGALALRTASGWRGMTEVLRRRLGRLLH; encoded by the coding sequence ATGACCCCTCATCGCGCGAAGGTCGGCGTCGTCGTCATCGGCTACGACGACGCCGCCCATGTGGCGGACGCCGTACGCTCCGCCCTCGCCCAGGGCGACGCCGTGCGCGAGGTGATCGCCGTCGACGACTGCTCGACGGACGGCAGCGCCGCCCTCCTCGACGCGCTCGCCGCCGAGGAGCCGCGCCTGACGGTGATCCACCGGGCCGTCAACAGCGGCGGCTGCGGCAGCCCGCGCAACGACGGCATCGACGCGGCCACCGCCCCGTACGTCATGTTCCTCGACAGCGACGACGTCCTGCCTCCCGGTGCGGTGGACGCCCTGCTCGGCACCGCCGAGGCGCACGGCGTCCCGGTCGCGGCCGGACTCTGCGTCCGCCGCGAGCTGCCGTCGGGTCGCGAAGTCCCCTGGGAGCGCGCGCTCTACGCGGGCCCCGCGGTGCTCCCCAACCCCTCCCGGCGCCCCCGTCTCGCGCACGACACCCTCTGCGTCAACAAGCTGTACCGCACCGACTTCCTGCGCGAGCACGCCATCCGCTTCCCCGAGGGCCGCTACCCCTACGAGGACTACGTCTTCAGCGCGCGCGTCCTGGCCGCCGCGCCGCGCGTCGCGCTGATCCCGGACACCGTGTACGTCTGGCACGTCCGGCGCGACGCCGAGCGGCTGTCCATCTCCCTGGACCGCGGGGACATCTCCAACTGGCGCGCGCGCACCGAGGCGAACCGGGCGGCGTACGAGATCCTCCTCGGCGCCGGCGAGAAGCGGCTCGCCCGCGCCGTGCACGCCAAGTTCCTCGACCACGACCTGCGGATGTACACGCGGGAGCTGGAGCTGCGCACCGCCGCCTACCGCCGCGACTGGTGGGACCACACCCGCGCCTACCTCTCGACGTTCGACGCGGCCGACCTCACCCTCAACCCGAGCGCCCCCGGCCGCCTCCTCGCCCGTGTGCTGCTCGCGTCGCCCGCGCCGCGCGACCTTCCCCGGCTGCGCGAACTCGCGGCCCGCCCGGCGCGGCTGCTCCCCCCGTACTCCCGCGCCTCCGACGACACCCCGGTCTGGTCCTCGGACCTCCCGCAGGTCACCCTGGAGCACTTCCTGGAGCGCCCGGCCCACCTGCTGCCCCTCGCCGTCGACGCCGAGCTGCACGTCGGCGCGCGGGCCACCCGGCTGCGGCTGCGCCTGCACGAGCTGTACGGGCGGGTGGCGCAGTCGGGTCCGGCCTCGGCGCACGTGGTGTTCACCCGCCGCGAGGACGGCAGGGTGGGCCTGCGCGGCGAGGCCCGCCTGCTGCCCGACCGGTACGGCGACGTGTGGACGGGCGAGACACCGGTGGAGCTGTCGGAGCTGGCACCGGGCACCTGGGACCTGCGCCTGACGCTGCGCTTCGGCGACGGCACGGACCGGGAGGTCACCGCGCACGCGCTCGGCGGCTCCGGCCTGCTGCGCCGCCGCGTCGTCCTGGACGTCCACCATTCCGTGGGCCGGGTCCTCCTCCTTCAGCCGTACCGGACCCACGCGGGCGCGCTCGCCCTGCGCACCGCGTCCGGTTGGCGAGGAATGACCGAAGTGCTGCGCCGCAGGCTCGGCCGCCTGCTTCACTGA
- a CDS encoding glycosyltransferase 87 family protein, giving the protein MSALRNLRPLALAAAWLATRALMLWLLAHDDLRLLGRGGVSREVGHLYFRWYGVLSQGAFPAGDRLWQYPPGAGPVLLAPALLPWLTYVTAFVALTLVADLVITVALTCAGRRTGRSLRGALLWVLGLPLLLHIPLARYDVEVTAFAVLSLLALSRSPRAGGALAALGALVKVWPALALIGTPRGRTTREAWTSAVVAAAALLAVLAAAFRNPFDFLRQQGGRGVQIESLGGTVLGFARHAGWPGTARYQYGAMEFVGPYVSSVAAASLALTVAAFGVLLLWRVRARHWTAATPYDAALAAVLLFTVTSRVISPQYMVWLLGLAAVCLTSRHTTQRPVAALIAAATAVSTVVYPAMYGEVIHSTWTGCLLMLVRNGLLATAAGLSLVRLWRSGLPPATTGRIPQRRTRGARRALVGLRTGH; this is encoded by the coding sequence ATGAGCGCCCTCAGGAACCTCCGCCCGCTTGCCCTCGCCGCCGCCTGGCTCGCCACCCGCGCGCTGATGCTGTGGCTCCTGGCCCACGACGACCTCCGCCTCCTCGGCCGGGGCGGGGTGTCCCGCGAGGTCGGACATCTCTACTTCCGCTGGTACGGCGTCCTGTCCCAGGGCGCGTTCCCGGCGGGCGACCGGCTGTGGCAGTACCCGCCCGGCGCGGGGCCCGTCCTGCTGGCGCCCGCGCTGCTGCCGTGGCTGACGTACGTCACGGCGTTCGTGGCGCTCACCCTCGTGGCGGACCTGGTGATCACCGTCGCCCTCACGTGTGCGGGGCGGCGGACCGGCCGCAGTCTGCGCGGCGCCCTGCTGTGGGTGCTCGGCCTGCCGCTGCTGCTGCACATCCCGCTCGCCCGGTACGACGTGGAGGTCACCGCCTTCGCCGTGCTGTCCCTGCTGGCGCTGTCGCGCTCCCCGCGCGCGGGCGGGGCGCTGGCCGCGCTGGGCGCCCTGGTGAAGGTGTGGCCCGCCCTGGCGCTGATCGGCACGCCCCGGGGCCGGACCACCCGCGAGGCCTGGACGTCGGCCGTGGTCGCGGCCGCCGCGCTGCTCGCCGTCCTCGCCGCCGCGTTCCGCAACCCCTTCGACTTCCTGCGCCAGCAGGGCGGCCGGGGCGTGCAGATCGAGTCGCTCGGCGGCACGGTACTGGGGTTCGCGCGTCACGCCGGCTGGCCGGGAACGGCCCGCTACCAGTACGGCGCCATGGAGTTCGTCGGCCCCTACGTCAGCTCGGTCGCGGCCGCCTCGCTCGCCCTGACCGTCGCGGCGTTCGGGGTCCTGCTGCTGTGGCGGGTGCGGGCTCGGCACTGGACCGCGGCCACCCCGTACGACGCGGCGCTCGCCGCCGTCCTGCTGTTCACGGTGACGAGCCGGGTGATCAGTCCCCAGTACATGGTGTGGCTGCTGGGTCTGGCCGCCGTCTGCCTGACCTCCCGGCACACCACCCAACGCCCGGTCGCCGCGCTGATCGCGGCGGCGACGGCGGTCAGCACGGTCGTGTACCCGGCGATGTACGGCGAGGTGATCCACAGCACCTGGACGGGCTGCCTGCTGATGCTCGTGCGCAACGGCCTGCTGGCCACCGCGGCGGGCCTGTCACTCGTACGGCTGTGGCGGTCGGGACTGCCTCCGGCCACGACGGGCCGCATCCCGCAGCGCCGGACGCGCGGCGCGCGGCGCGCCCTCGTCGGTCTCCGGACAGGACACTGA
- a CDS encoding glycosyltransferase family 39 protein, translated as MLVPVLVMLAIGLWGLDRGAMWRDEAVTFQVARRSVPQIWHLLHTVDAVHGLYYLGMHAVLAPHPGEIALRLPSVCGAAATAGLVAALGVRLCRPRVGLWAGLLYAVTPMAGHFAQEGRSYALVAAGAAGATLLLVRAVPSPRPGPWWAYGSTLAVTCLLHEMALLLLLAHACTLALARLPVRIWRRWLTAAAGVSLVLLPLLLVSRGQSAQVAWLSRTGLRSAERLLDTFTGPARLVVLPYLLLAALAFVPGLPRRGGLTLPAVALPLAAVPPLVLLTVSRWWPLYDERYVLYALAGAPLLAAAGADRLTGLLPRLVPHAVLSGVLGITLVFAVQLPILRQDRSPDRRPDNLAAVSAVAHRELRPGDPVLFLPSLARRAALAYPRGFLGIRDIALSVPAPASGTLYGQEADAADLRRRLAGLDRVWLVAEPFATVPSWYPDSPTERVKLAVVDEQFVPREQVVRRGVTMRLYVRRPMRSPAFPTEPPGRERPSVGRAGPGALGSPPGPPR; from the coding sequence GTGCTCGTGCCCGTGCTCGTGATGCTCGCGATCGGGCTCTGGGGACTCGACCGCGGTGCCATGTGGCGCGACGAGGCGGTGACCTTCCAGGTCGCCCGGCGCTCGGTGCCCCAGATCTGGCATCTGCTGCACACCGTGGACGCCGTGCACGGCCTGTACTACCTCGGGATGCACGCCGTCCTCGCCCCGCACCCCGGCGAGATCGCCCTGCGCCTGCCCTCCGTCTGCGGCGCCGCCGCGACCGCCGGCCTGGTCGCCGCCCTCGGCGTCCGGCTGTGCCGGCCGCGGGTCGGCCTGTGGGCGGGGCTCCTCTACGCCGTCACGCCCATGGCCGGCCACTTCGCGCAGGAGGGCCGCTCCTACGCGCTCGTCGCGGCCGGTGCGGCGGGAGCGACCCTGCTCCTGGTGCGGGCCGTGCCGTCCCCGCGGCCGGGTCCCTGGTGGGCGTACGGCAGCACCCTCGCCGTCACCTGTCTGCTGCACGAGATGGCCCTGCTCCTGCTGCTCGCGCACGCCTGCACGCTGGCCCTCGCGCGGCTTCCGGTGCGGATCTGGCGACGCTGGCTCACCGCCGCCGCGGGGGTGAGCCTCGTCCTGCTGCCGCTGCTCCTGGTCTCGCGGGGGCAGTCCGCGCAGGTCGCCTGGCTGTCACGGACCGGGCTCCGCAGCGCGGAGCGCCTGCTCGACACGTTCACCGGCCCGGCGCGGCTCGTGGTCCTGCCCTATCTCCTGCTCGCCGCCCTCGCGTTCGTGCCCGGCCTGCCCCGCCGCGGCGGGCTCACCCTCCCGGCCGTCGCCCTGCCGCTCGCCGCGGTGCCGCCCCTGGTGCTGCTGACCGTGTCGCGCTGGTGGCCCCTGTACGACGAGCGCTACGTCCTGTACGCGCTGGCCGGAGCCCCGCTCCTCGCGGCGGCCGGAGCCGACCGCCTCACCGGGCTGCTGCCCCGGCTCGTGCCGCACGCGGTCCTCAGCGGCGTCCTCGGCATCACCCTCGTCTTCGCGGTCCAGCTCCCGATCCTGCGTCAGGACCGCAGCCCCGACCGTCGCCCCGACAACCTGGCCGCGGTCTCCGCCGTCGCCCACCGCGAACTGCGCCCGGGCGACCCGGTGCTGTTCCTGCCCTCGCTCGCCCGGCGCGCGGCCCTGGCCTACCCGAGGGGGTTCCTGGGAATCCGCGACATCGCGCTGAGCGTCCCCGCCCCGGCCTCCGGCACGCTGTACGGCCAGGAGGCGGACGCCGCCGACCTGCGCCGCCGGCTGGCGGGCCTCGACCGGGTGTGGCTGGTCGCCGAACCGTTCGCGACGGTGCCCTCCTGGTATCCGGACAGCCCCACCGAACGCGTCAAACTCGCCGTGGTCGACGAGCAGTTCGTGCCCCGCGAGCAGGTCGTCCGCCGCGGGGTGACGATGCGTCTCTACGTGCGCAGGCCTATGCGGAGCCCGGCGTTTCCGACCGAGCCGCCCGGTCGAGAGCGGCCGTCAGTCGGTCGAGCCGGTCCCGGAGCTCTCGGATCTCCTCCAGGTCCGCCCCGGTAG
- a CDS encoding MarR family winged helix-turn-helix transcriptional regulator: MTATPAPISPAPSDGDFLRLDQQICFSLNAASRAFGGVYRVILKDLGLTYPQYLVMLVLWEHGELPVKRLGEHLRLDSGTLSPLLKRLEAAGLVLRERSTRDERSVQVRLTEEGGALRERAVSVPRRIAAATGADLEEIRELRDRLDRLTAALDRAARSETPGSA, translated from the coding sequence ATGACCGCGACACCCGCGCCGATCTCCCCGGCCCCCTCCGACGGGGACTTCCTCCGCCTCGACCAGCAGATCTGCTTCTCGCTGAACGCCGCCTCGCGCGCCTTCGGCGGTGTCTACCGGGTGATCCTCAAGGACCTCGGGCTCACCTACCCGCAGTACCTGGTGATGCTGGTGCTGTGGGAGCACGGCGAGCTGCCCGTGAAGCGGCTCGGCGAGCATCTGCGGCTCGACTCGGGGACGCTCTCTCCGCTGCTGAAGCGACTGGAGGCGGCGGGCCTCGTCCTGCGCGAGCGCAGCACGCGCGACGAGCGGTCCGTGCAGGTGCGGCTCACCGAGGAGGGCGGCGCCCTGCGGGAGCGGGCGGTGTCCGTGCCGCGGCGGATCGCGGCGGCTACCGGGGCGGACCTGGAGGAGATCCGAGAGCTCCGGGACCGGCTCGACCGACTGACGGCCGCTCTCGACCGGGCGGCTCGGTCGGAAACGCCGGGCTCCGCATAG